The following coding sequences lie in one bacterium genomic window:
- a CDS encoding glycosyltransferase family 39 protein, with the protein MRISARRHLFTLIPIALFLLGVYLVSPWGEYPLNDDWSYARVVEGITERGVIDVAQGWASMTLMSIVAWGAAFCSTFGFSHAVLRVSSIVAALITMAFLPKLLRHDEKSGYFAGISVLLLASNPIFFNLSMTFMTDVTYLMFVILTVLAVKRVLSESRSGDYLLFCVLLSICMFARQFAALIAVAFAFSYVLRYGFDPRSLRRAILPSLICIVIYFVHQYVLYPRFGFPDLRSIYSDRMFARFDEPIHLFILLWARSIVGLVLTLGLFLSPLLLLRFQGLQDFVGYRVRHMFVAGIWYVVAVAVTLQANKIMPLLRNIVYDFGSGPPRLKDVVALNDGHVPADAPTWFWVVITVICVLLGGLLVQELLKSAERIVTVSLKPSAEDAFFVFAIAFSVLYVVVIIFAGFFDRFMLQLLPFILIIFSITFSDSRRPTYSRFRVPAAVAACFVLLTFSVASTHDYHSWNDARWEALDRLARMGITPDVIDGGIEYNGMHFFDREFEHKDGKSWWWVRDDLYAVTFRPLKGFEVIDEVKFATWLPWTATNSIKILRRQA; encoded by the coding sequence TTGCGAATCTCGGCAAGACGGCATCTATTCACTTTGATACCCATCGCCCTCTTCCTGCTGGGAGTGTATCTTGTCTCGCCTTGGGGTGAATACCCGTTGAATGACGACTGGAGTTATGCAAGAGTAGTAGAGGGGATCACCGAGCGAGGTGTCATTGATGTTGCGCAGGGTTGGGCGTCCATGACGCTGATGTCCATTGTTGCATGGGGTGCTGCGTTTTGTTCGACGTTCGGGTTCTCGCATGCCGTCTTGAGAGTTTCAAGTATCGTTGCTGCGCTAATCACAATGGCCTTCCTTCCGAAGTTGCTTCGCCACGATGAGAAGAGTGGCTACTTCGCCGGAATCTCTGTTCTGCTTTTGGCCTCGAATCCGATCTTTTTCAATCTGAGCATGACATTCATGACAGACGTCACGTATCTCATGTTCGTCATTTTGACCGTCCTGGCAGTCAAGCGAGTGTTGAGCGAATCACGAAGCGGTGACTACCTGCTGTTCTGCGTGCTACTGTCAATTTGCATGTTTGCCCGCCAGTTCGCGGCACTGATTGCCGTCGCCTTTGCGTTTTCGTATGTGCTGCGTTACGGCTTCGATCCGCGTTCGTTGCGCCGAGCGATACTGCCTTCCCTGATCTGCATCGTAATCTACTTTGTACATCAGTATGTGCTCTATCCAAGATTTGGATTTCCCGATCTGCGAAGTATTTATTCGGATCGCATGTTCGCGCGGTTCGATGAACCTATTCATCTCTTCATTCTTCTTTGGGCGAGAAGTATAGTTGGTCTGGTGCTGACACTTGGGTTGTTCTTGTCGCCGCTCCTACTACTTCGGTTTCAGGGATTACAAGACTTCGTCGGCTACAGGGTGCGGCATATGTTCGTCGCTGGAATCTGGTATGTTGTGGCGGTCGCAGTGACGCTGCAGGCGAACAAAATAATGCCACTCTTGAGAAATATCGTGTATGACTTCGGTTCCGGTCCTCCGCGGTTGAAAGATGTCGTGGCTTTGAATGATGGACATGTGCCCGCTGACGCACCAACCTGGTTCTGGGTCGTAATAACTGTAATCTGTGTATTGCTGGGCGGCCTGCTGGTCCAGGAGTTGCTTAAGTCTGCGGAAAGGATCGTGACTGTTTCTCTTAAGCCGTCTGCCGAAGATGCGTTCTTCGTGTTTGCAATCGCGTTTTCCGTATTGTATGTGGTGGTGATTATTTTTGCCGGTTTCTTTGATCGCTTCATGCTTCAACTGCTGCCATTTATCTTGATAATCTTCTCAATAACTTTCAGTGACTCAAGGAGGCCGACTTACTCACGCTTTAGGGTCCCTGCAGCTGTCGCTGCCTGCTTTGTCTTGTTGACGTTCTCTGTGGCATCCACGCACGACTATCATTCGTGGAACGATGCACGCTGGGAAGCCCTCGATAGATTAGCCAGGATGGGGATAACGCCTGACGTGATTGACGGTGGTATTGAATACAATGGTATGCACTTTTTTGACCGCGAATTTGAGCATAAGGACGGAAAGAGCTGGTGGTGGGTGCGTGATGACTTGTACGCGGTCACTTTTAGGCCTCTAAAGGGTTTTGAGGTCATTGATGAAGTCAAGTTCGCCACTTGGCTGCCCTGGACGGCCACTAATTCAATTAAGATTCTAAGGCGACAAGCTTAG
- a CDS encoding glycosyltransferase family 4 protein, producing MRVLLTCHVRFASAMAWYAHSLARGLMASGHEVIMFAQRGSPLAEWAIADEVPCNSDFDFHTKNPFELLSAVSMLRRTIQSLKPDVLNPHCPPGHLLLAIANRKGQLPLVRTVAEPRSPKRNWFNRRLHERKTNAIVYSTKSSQARYLDVFDLTQVQQTVILPGLDIQRFPTVPTDDWKQKLGVKSDQILAAIIARMSPEKGQELLIEALALLEESERACFVIVMSGDDSRERSAHHLRELAAARGVEGVLRFVPRVSDVRRLITDIDLGIITSVRSEAVCRIALEFMAYGKPVISTDVNILPEVIREENGWVVDSRNAAELAEVLKSVIRNREELQTRGSRGYNLLKSQFTLERQVNQTVSFFEKVVKTHG from the coding sequence TTGCGTGTCCTCCTGACTTGCCACGTAAGATTTGCCAGCGCGATGGCGTGGTACGCGCACAGCTTGGCTCGCGGACTCATGGCCTCGGGGCATGAAGTGATTATGTTTGCGCAACGCGGGTCGCCACTCGCCGAGTGGGCGATTGCTGATGAAGTGCCTTGCAACTCGGACTTTGATTTTCACACGAAGAACCCTTTTGAACTGCTGTCGGCGGTAAGCATGCTAAGGCGGACAATTCAATCGCTTAAGCCGGATGTATTGAATCCTCACTGTCCACCGGGACACCTGTTACTCGCAATCGCCAATAGGAAAGGACAATTGCCGCTCGTCCGCACGGTAGCGGAACCGCGCTCTCCCAAGCGAAATTGGTTCAACCGCAGATTGCATGAGCGAAAGACGAATGCCATAGTTTACTCAACTAAGTCATCGCAGGCACGCTATCTCGATGTGTTCGATTTGACACAAGTGCAACAAACGGTTATTTTGCCGGGACTAGATATACAGAGATTCCCGACGGTGCCGACCGACGATTGGAAACAAAAGCTCGGCGTGAAGAGTGACCAGATCCTCGCGGCAATCATCGCTCGTATGAGTCCGGAAAAAGGGCAGGAGTTGCTGATTGAGGCGTTAGCTCTCCTCGAGGAATCTGAACGCGCATGTTTCGTGATCGTTATGTCGGGTGATGATAGCCGTGAGCGAAGCGCGCATCATTTACGTGAATTGGCGGCGGCAAGAGGCGTGGAAGGCGTGCTAAGGTTCGTGCCTCGCGTGTCCGATGTTCGACGATTGATCACTGACATTGATCTGGGAATAATTACTTCAGTTCGAAGCGAGGCCGTTTGCCGGATTGCGCTGGAATTCATGGCCTACGGGAAGCCGGTGATCTCGACTGACGTGAACATCCTCCCGGAAGTGATTCGCGAAGAGAATGGTTGGGTTGTAGATAGTCGCAACGCGGCGGAGCTTGCAGAAGTTCTTAAGAGCGTGATCCGCAATCGTGAGGAGTTGCAGACCCGAGGTTCGCGCGGTTACAATCTGCTAAAGAGCCAATTCACACTGGAGCGTCAGGTCAATCAAACCGTCAGTTTCTTCGAAAAGGTGGTGAAAACCCATGGGTAA
- a CDS encoding glycosyltransferase has translation MNESGLSVGIAIPAYRNVDRLRRCLASIKAIDPGWLSQTVVVDDSGDGAVCTALKQEFSIERWIVHEENKGFVASANHAVLSSASPLVLLLNDDVELVSDSRNKIVETFGNEKLFALSLRSINEDGVTREGPKRLVWRCGIAKVLHTQTSGVADSSPILQTAYAVGGHSVFRKSMFADLRGFDDLFHPFYWEDVDLSERARQQGWDVCYLSESAVLHRTEGAIRSSSSSEAIRRITWRNRFIFSIRHAQDMSRSLLPLGLAWYRVKATLSSDRVVGLALVEAVAMSKKHSLG, from the coding sequence ATGAACGAGTCCGGATTGTCCGTTGGCATTGCGATTCCCGCCTACCGAAATGTGGACAGATTGCGACGCTGTCTCGCCTCAATAAAGGCGATAGACCCTGGATGGCTCTCGCAAACAGTCGTCGTTGACGACAGCGGTGACGGTGCCGTGTGCACAGCTCTTAAACAGGAGTTCTCGATTGAACGATGGATCGTTCATGAGGAGAACAAGGGTTTTGTTGCGTCGGCAAATCATGCGGTTCTATCATCCGCCTCGCCGCTGGTTCTGCTGCTCAATGATGACGTGGAACTGGTCTCAGATTCTCGTAACAAAATTGTCGAGACTTTTGGAAACGAGAAGCTGTTCGCACTTTCGCTCCGATCAATCAATGAAGATGGAGTGACACGCGAGGGACCGAAGAGACTGGTGTGGAGGTGCGGTATCGCGAAAGTCCTTCACACACAAACGTCGGGTGTAGCAGATAGCTCGCCCATACTTCAGACGGCCTACGCCGTCGGTGGTCACTCGGTCTTCAGAAAGAGCATGTTTGCAGACTTGCGTGGATTTGACGATTTGTTTCATCCCTTCTACTGGGAGGATGTCGACTTATCGGAAAGGGCGAGACAGCAGGGTTGGGATGTTTGTTACCTTTCTGAGTCAGCAGTCTTGCATCGCACGGAAGGTGCAATCAGATCCTCAAGCAGTTCCGAAGCAATCAGGCGCATAACATGGCGAAATCGGTTCATATTCTCAATTCGACACGCTCAAGATATGAGTCGGTCGCTCCTGCCGCTCGGACTCGCATGGTATAGGGTGAAAGCAACACTAAGCTCTGACCGTGTTGTCGGACTGGCCTTGGTTGAAGCAGTGGCGATGAGCAAGAAACACTCACTTGGATAG
- a CDS encoding arsenate reductase ArsC, producing the protein MTHKPVVLVLCTGNSMRSQMAEGLLRHDLGDRIEVHSAGTHPSYVHENAISALAEVGIDISRQRSKSVNEFIHTQIDLVITVCDSARENCPNLPGAKRTVHQPYHDPYYLSPGEDPNLVFAELRDKMRAELSEIVRRELDLES; encoded by the coding sequence ATGACACACAAGCCAGTAGTTCTCGTACTATGCACCGGCAATTCGATGCGCAGTCAAATGGCGGAAGGACTACTCCGTCACGACTTAGGTGACCGCATCGAAGTTCACTCCGCAGGGACACACCCAAGCTACGTACACGAAAATGCAATCTCCGCACTTGCCGAAGTAGGTATCGACATTAGCCGTCAACGTTCCAAGAGTGTCAATGAATTCATTCACACGCAGATCGACTTAGTTATAACCGTCTGCGACAGCGCGAGAGAGAACTGCCCAAACTTGCCGGGTGCGAAGCGAACCGTACATCAGCCTTACCATGACCCGTACTACTTAAGTCCGGGCGAGGACCCCAATCTCGTTTTTGCCGAGTTACGCGACAAGATGCGCGCCGAATTGAGCGAGATTGTGCGACGCGAACTGGATCTCGAAAGTTAG
- a CDS encoding methyltransferase domain-containing protein, which yields MRKTEFKRVARTWDEYWAEFWRIRLVGGDDAAEFKSEQVVDFCWKVLGIKKGQKVLDLACGAGFQAVLLAERGANVHGVDITPVLIKHAKKLAKQRGVAATFEVQDMRTLTVHEKFDHVVVLGMSFGFGTDEENVQSLHRMFDALESGGKLLLTGQHPYSLTNHLGPEWLECDEGILLHRADFDPERCRLGGSWELACPDGTIIMEGENPEQDGIRCYTMPEIKSLLEMVGFEDVQAYGAWYTPPQPLQWFSMEMIVTAYKPK from the coding sequence ATGAGGAAGACTGAGTTCAAACGAGTCGCACGAACCTGGGACGAGTACTGGGCGGAATTCTGGCGAATTCGGCTGGTTGGTGGCGACGATGCCGCCGAGTTCAAGAGTGAGCAGGTTGTGGACTTCTGCTGGAAAGTTCTCGGGATTAAGAAGGGTCAGAAAGTTCTGGATCTCGCATGTGGTGCTGGATTTCAAGCCGTTCTCTTAGCTGAGCGCGGTGCGAATGTGCATGGTGTTGACATTACACCTGTTCTCATCAAGCACGCAAAAAAACTTGCCAAGCAGCGGGGTGTGGCGGCGACGTTCGAGGTTCAGGATATGCGGACGCTGACTGTACATGAGAAATTCGATCATGTCGTTGTGCTCGGCATGAGCTTCGGCTTTGGGACAGATGAAGAAAACGTCCAAAGCTTGCATCGCATGTTTGATGCCTTAGAGTCCGGCGGCAAGCTGCTGCTTACTGGACAGCATCCGTACTCACTGACAAACCACCTGGGACCAGAGTGGCTTGAATGTGATGAAGGCATCCTCTTACATCGCGCTGACTTCGATCCCGAGCGCTGCAGATTGGGTGGCTCGTGGGAACTCGCCTGTCCGGACGGAACCATCATTATGGAAGGCGAGAACCCTGAGCAGGACGGGATACGCTGCTATACGATGCCCGAGATCAAGTCATTACTTGAAATGGTTGGATTCGAGGATGTGCAGGCTTACGGCGCGTGGTACACTCCACCGCAACCGCTGCAGTGGTTTTCGATGGAAATGATAGTCACAGCCTACAAACCCAAGTAA
- a CDS encoding glycosyltransferase family 2 protein, whose protein sequence is MGKLPITLLIVTLNEEANLERCLSAADFCSEIVIVDSGSSDRTLEIAKAFGATTLYRSWTGYADQKNFGAEHATQPWILCVDADEVVTQELRASIIRAFERDPVFDAFEINRHGVYAGKLINHSGWYPQWRTFLYRKSAARWTGLEPHPVVEFHGVKRTRLRGDLLHYTYRSVEEHMRKNFGSARAAARAMLQAGRKATVTDLLFRPLWGWFRCYILQLGVLDGFYGLAIANGQAMYVFLKYAYLRELSNRDVFA, encoded by the coding sequence ATGGGTAAGCTGCCTATCACGCTGCTCATCGTTACGTTGAACGAAGAGGCAAACCTTGAGCGGTGCTTGAGTGCTGCTGACTTCTGCTCAGAAATTGTCATTGTCGACTCCGGTTCTTCAGATCGCACGCTCGAGATTGCCAAGGCATTTGGCGCCACAACGCTTTACCGGTCATGGACGGGTTACGCCGATCAGAAGAATTTCGGTGCTGAGCATGCGACGCAGCCGTGGATACTCTGCGTTGACGCAGACGAAGTAGTTACTCAGGAGTTGCGTGCAAGTATTATCCGCGCGTTCGAGCGTGACCCTGTGTTCGATGCCTTCGAAATCAATCGCCACGGCGTTTATGCAGGGAAACTGATCAATCACTCCGGCTGGTATCCGCAGTGGCGCACGTTTCTTTATCGTAAGAGTGCGGCACGTTGGACAGGCTTGGAACCGCACCCTGTGGTGGAGTTTCATGGAGTGAAACGCACGAGATTAAGAGGAGACCTGCTGCACTATACATATCGCAGTGTTGAAGAACACATGCGAAAGAACTTCGGGTCCGCTCGCGCGGCTGCACGTGCAATGCTCCAAGCTGGGCGCAAAGCAACAGTGACCGACCTGCTGTTTAGACCCCTTTGGGGCTGGTTTCGCTGTTACATATTGCAGCTTGGTGTGCTTGATGGTTTCTACGGTTTGGCAATCGCGAACGGACAGGCCATGTATGTCTTTCTGAAGTATGCATATCTGCGTGAGCTGTCGAACAGGGACGTATTCGCCTGA
- a CDS encoding bifunctional metallophosphatase/5'-nucleotidase has protein sequence MNVTALLAIVLFIGCVGRHELTILHTNDIHGRFAAERAHWRSDSAAVGGFGALSGALDSLRNVDEHVIYVDAGDVMTGNPICNLTVDGVKGGALLEFLRLCHCDVGCLGNHEFDLGADHARRFAKNSKVELLCANLLEDSTNTPLCFEYKILRRGKLRIGVIGLLLNDLAGVTSKQALAPFTVLDIAATAQSTIDRIDDQSDLIILLTHNGLDEDIELARYVSGCDIIIGGHSHTRLQEPLIENGVIIVQAGSYLKELGVLKVSVSKDRVTSHQGTLIELVADRFSPDSAVAALVSRYALEIEHEYGQVIAEAGMALERRYSESSPLGNLICDLMREHYRTDFAFTNSGGLRKDISQGNIRKLDCVELMPFVNSVALFSATGAELLRFAERQANAQQSGKSEILQMSGIEISYDVQDGTISQLEVSINGNSVEADAIYRGVSIDYVLIAQPEKYLGFTPQDVEGTGILFSDFLIQAFSEAAQPLMAVDEPRLTQRNR, from the coding sequence ATGAATGTGACGGCGCTTCTCGCAATCGTACTCTTTATTGGGTGCGTTGGTCGCCATGAACTTACCATTCTGCATACGAATGACATTCATGGCCGCTTCGCCGCGGAGCGTGCACACTGGCGCAGCGACTCCGCCGCAGTCGGAGGATTCGGAGCGTTATCAGGCGCGCTTGACAGTCTGCGAAACGTTGACGAACATGTAATTTACGTTGACGCGGGCGACGTGATGACCGGGAATCCAATCTGCAATTTAACAGTGGACGGGGTTAAGGGTGGCGCGTTACTCGAATTTCTTAGACTTTGCCACTGCGATGTCGGTTGTTTGGGAAATCACGAATTTGACTTAGGGGCCGATCACGCTCGGAGATTCGCGAAAAACTCAAAGGTCGAGTTATTGTGTGCCAATCTTCTCGAAGACTCAACAAACACACCCCTTTGCTTTGAATACAAGATACTTAGGCGAGGGAAGCTGCGAATCGGTGTGATTGGACTACTGCTCAATGACCTTGCCGGTGTAACCTCCAAGCAGGCACTTGCGCCCTTTACGGTTTTAGACATCGCCGCCACCGCTCAATCGACTATTGACAGGATCGATGACCAGTCAGATCTGATCATTCTGCTCACACATAACGGCCTGGACGAAGACATCGAGCTTGCTCGCTATGTGAGCGGGTGCGACATTATCATTGGCGGACACAGTCACACAAGGCTTCAGGAACCGCTGATTGAAAATGGCGTGATCATCGTCCAGGCAGGATCCTATTTAAAAGAGCTTGGCGTGCTCAAGGTAAGCGTGTCGAAAGACCGCGTCACGAGCCACCAGGGGACGCTGATTGAGTTGGTAGCTGATAGATTCAGTCCCGACTCTGCAGTCGCGGCATTGGTATCGCGCTACGCTTTGGAAATTGAGCACGAGTACGGGCAAGTTATCGCTGAAGCAGGCATGGCGCTTGAACGCCGATACTCGGAGTCAAGTCCGCTTGGGAACTTGATTTGTGACCTGATGCGCGAGCACTATAGAACGGATTTCGCGTTCACCAATTCAGGGGGATTGCGAAAAGATATTTCGCAGGGGAACATCCGGAAGTTGGATTGCGTAGAACTAATGCCATTCGTGAACTCCGTCGCTCTCTTCTCCGCAACGGGAGCGGAGTTGTTGCGCTTTGCAGAACGGCAGGCCAATGCGCAGCAGTCGGGCAAGTCCGAAATCCTGCAGATGTCCGGCATCGAAATCAGCTACGACGTCCAGGACGGGACGATCTCCCAACTTGAAGTAAGCATCAATGGAAATTCCGTGGAAGCAGACGCAATTTATCGCGGCGTTTCGATAGATTACGTTTTGATCGCTCAACCCGAGAAATACCTCGGTTTCACACCGCAGGATGTTGAGGGAACCGGAATCCTGTTTAGCGACTTTCTAATTCAAGCATTTTCAGAAGCCGCCCAGCCGCTTATGGCTGTAGACGAGCCAAGACTAACTCAAAGGAACAGATGA
- a CDS encoding glycosyltransferase family 9 protein, whose product MTVITEHTRGAIVALLFKRVGDSLLATPALRALKHRYPDRDLAVLVEPQVARVFQNLPYINSVVVCAKSPNSLRLAQLARSSGVPSATVDFLSDPRSAWASLLSGAQLRVGFAVGLRKWFFTHHVEPQNAGNPVYSAAHKMLLAAQLGASSTDLLPDFVLNYSDEAFANEVWKKAGLPQHGAAALYISSRRSYKRWPLESFQQLVRRLRARNIENLLVVGSKAEELEMIAFAQTSDISLERVIACDNLGELAAVLKQSTVFIGNDGGPKHLACAVGTATVTMFRNDPPEYWTPPDNPRHVAFVSVDESGVEEVAEATTRLFEAERA is encoded by the coding sequence ATGACGGTCATCACTGAGCATACCCGCGGTGCGATTGTTGCCTTACTTTTCAAACGCGTGGGCGACAGCTTGCTGGCAACGCCTGCTTTGCGTGCCTTGAAGCATCGGTACCCAGATCGTGATTTGGCAGTTCTTGTAGAGCCGCAAGTCGCGCGAGTGTTTCAGAATTTACCTTACATTAACAGTGTCGTGGTGTGCGCGAAATCTCCAAACTCTCTTCGGCTTGCTCAGCTGGCAAGGAGTTCTGGAGTCCCCTCGGCCACCGTCGATTTTCTTTCTGATCCTCGATCTGCGTGGGCAAGCTTGCTTAGTGGCGCACAACTGCGTGTCGGGTTCGCCGTTGGCCTGCGCAAGTGGTTCTTCACTCATCATGTCGAGCCGCAGAATGCTGGTAATCCAGTTTATAGTGCCGCGCATAAAATGCTATTGGCGGCTCAACTGGGAGCTTCTTCGACCGATCTTCTCCCTGACTTTGTCTTGAACTACAGCGATGAGGCTTTCGCAAACGAGGTGTGGAAGAAGGCAGGTTTACCACAGCATGGAGCAGCCGCTCTGTACATCTCAAGTCGAAGAAGTTACAAACGGTGGCCGCTTGAGTCGTTTCAGCAGCTTGTCAGAAGGCTGCGGGCGCGGAACATCGAGAATTTATTGGTAGTTGGCAGTAAGGCCGAAGAGCTGGAGATGATTGCCTTCGCGCAAACATCTGATATTTCTCTGGAGCGCGTTATCGCGTGTGATAATCTCGGTGAGCTGGCCGCTGTTCTCAAACAATCGACCGTTTTCATCGGAAACGATGGCGGTCCCAAGCATTTGGCGTGTGCAGTTGGGACTGCAACTGTCACAATGTTTAGGAATGATCCCCCAGAATACTGGACACCTCCTGATAATCCGCGACACGTTGCCTTCGTATCAGTGGACGAAAGCGGTGTGGAAGAGGTTGCGGAGGCAACGACTCGACTGTTTGAGGCTGAACGCGCATGA
- the dusB gene encoding tRNA dihydrouridine synthase DusB, whose amino-acid sequence MLAPLAGWTDTAMRRISRRFGASVVFSEMLSGEGVRRKNEKTRKMAGFSKEERPYFIQYFATSPEQAADAARLLRELDPDGLDLNFGCPVKKVILNQGGAALLKDVSLLARIVEAAAKAVDIPVSVKIRSGWDRRSLNAVEVARAVENAGAAWVTVHARTRNEFFQGRAHWEWIGEVKNVVRIPVIGNGDVRRAEDVKELIDATGCDAVMIGRGAMGYPFIFREVDQLLRLGVPCDPPTPRERLVAAEQHLRWMIEFFPEPRRAVLEFRKHLLAYAKGLHASARFKKRAMSLLDPAEVFAEMHEYFESLPDLPVERPLSAFDEAPVWC is encoded by the coding sequence GTGCTTGCACCATTGGCAGGATGGACGGATACTGCGATGAGACGAATTTCGCGTCGCTTTGGTGCGAGTGTCGTCTTCTCGGAAATGCTCTCCGGTGAAGGAGTTCGGCGCAAGAATGAGAAAACCCGCAAGATGGCGGGCTTTTCCAAGGAAGAGCGTCCCTATTTCATTCAGTATTTCGCAACTTCACCTGAACAGGCCGCTGATGCTGCGAGGCTCTTAAGAGAACTCGACCCCGATGGACTTGACCTCAATTTCGGATGTCCCGTCAAGAAAGTAATTTTGAATCAAGGCGGTGCGGCACTTTTGAAAGATGTGAGCCTGCTGGCTCGTATTGTTGAAGCGGCTGCCAAGGCTGTTGACATCCCCGTATCCGTGAAGATTCGATCCGGCTGGGACCGCCGTTCTCTGAACGCTGTCGAAGTTGCGCGTGCCGTGGAAAACGCAGGAGCTGCTTGGGTGACGGTTCACGCGCGGACGCGTAACGAGTTCTTTCAAGGGCGCGCGCATTGGGAGTGGATCGGGGAGGTCAAGAACGTGGTGCGAATCCCCGTCATTGGCAACGGCGATGTGCGGAGAGCCGAAGACGTCAAGGAATTGATCGATGCGACTGGTTGCGATGCTGTGATGATCGGACGCGGTGCTATGGGCTATCCATTTATCTTTCGCGAGGTTGATCAACTGTTGCGACTTGGTGTTCCATGCGACCCCCCGACGCCGCGCGAGAGACTGGTTGCGGCAGAACAGCATCTGCGATGGATGATCGAGTTCTTCCCGGAACCCCGACGGGCTGTCTTGGAGTTCAGGAAGCACCTGCTTGCCTACGCAAAGGGCCTGCATGCTTCCGCCCGTTTCAAAAAGAGAGCGATGTCACTTCTCGATCCTGCAGAAGTGTTCGCCGAGATGCACGAGTATTTCGAATCCCTGCCTGATCTACCCGTGGAGCGGCCGCTGTCGGCTTTCGACGAAGCCCCTGTCTGGTGCTAA